TCTTGTCAACTTTTGTCACTGCATTTGGTTGTCTATATGTCTTGTTTGTGAAGCATGTTTTGTATGATTTAGAGTACTTCAACTAGTTATAAGGGGACAAATATACAATTGGGCTAGGGAATTTGAGAATCTGCtgctttttatgtcattttttggTCCCTTTGAGTAAAAAATTCCAGATGACTTACTTATTCTTCAGTTCCTTTGGATCATTTTGGTTGCTAAGAAAGCAAAATGCCGTCTTGCAACATTGACAAAGTGTTGCTTGTTCCGGATATTTCAGAATAAGGCATGTTTACTTTGCTTGAATTGGTAAGAATTTTGCAAATGGCGATATTCCCTGTTCTAGTTACCTGTGGTTTCAATTCTATTAACATCTCATCTTGCTTACATTGATCATCTGCTGACCTGACTTATAATTTCTATACTTTATGGATAACATCTGCAAATATTTGCAATTCCGGGTAACATACTTACAGAAGCATGGCGTTGGATGCATATGGCCAACTCTTTTCCCTTGCTTTTCTGTTGCTTGTTTCAGATTTCTGTTGCTTATTTTTGTTCACCTTTAAGAAGTTGTTTCGGTTAGTTACTGGTTTGAAAGAGTTGTAATCATGCACATATGTATTATGTACACCAAAACATTTTGAGTGTATTTCTGTTCAATCTTCATATATATGTTTGTCATCATCATTATCAGTTTTTGCATTTGCATTATCATGTATATACTTTGCTCATGTATAGCAGAGTCTGCCCTGTTGCAGTGATTTAGAAATTTAAGAATTGTTTTCTATTTAAAATAgcctctttttgtttttttttgatCCTTGCATTTAGCCAGGGCCAGTGGATGAATGTTCTCTTGACATTGTTTATAACAATGAAATCAGTGAGCATTCTTCAATTCACCTATCTTCAAAGTCAAGTGAGAGAACGTTATGGCCAGTGTGCCAATGTATTTTATATGCCATAGTCATTTTTTGACATTCATGGGGTCTTGTCATATTGCCCATGACTGCAACATTGGCAACAATAACATGTTTACTAATAATACTTTTCTAGCTGGTCATGTTATTGTGGAAGTAAGTCCttagcttatctagttatctcaTAACAATCAGGATTGATAACATTATTCAACATGTTAATTTACTAATATTTCATATCTATTGTTTGATTAGAACTTGATTGAGGTGCTGCAAATGCAAGACTATATTCACACTGCTGGTGCTATTGTTGTTCATCAATTTTACCATATTGTTTGGTTTTCTTTTATCAGTGGTGGAGCTGTGGTATGATCTTTTACTATTTTTTggttttgatttttcattttgcaATGCGGACATGTGGTGTTGGACAAGTCTACCACTGATATTTATACATATTGGTGTGTCCAATAGGGAAAAAAATGCCAGACTGAAAGTCCATGTTGCATAATTGCGTGTTTTGCTGAATGTATTTGAAATGAGTATATTAGAACATATAAAATAGAAGAAAATTTTTCTGTCATGAAAATGTATTTGTTATGGCTGAAGGTTTCGCAAGATGTCCCTAAATATGTAATGGTGGCTGGAGAAAGAGCTGAGTTTCATGGTCTGAATTTGGAGGGTCTTCAACGACATGGATTCACAGCCACAGAGGTCAGTCGTTACTTTCATTCTGATGGCTTTGCAAGGCAGCTAAAGTGTACCACCATGGTTTCTTGAATATAACTTGAAAACATCGCAAAAGAGATTTTTAGCGAATCTTGATGAAGGTTTGCaagtttttatataataatatgaaCTTGCATATCACAGCCTTGAGATGCTGCACTGTTTCTTTGGCAGAGAGGGATTTGGCATCTGGGGTGAGACTTGAGAGTCAGATTTGATATTCTAGTACTTGTTTGGCTTTCATGGTCTTGGCTGGAGTAAGTGCATGATTTATGCGAGGAGCCTTCTTTTGATGGGATGGAATATATGCTCAAGGTTGTTGATATAGATAAATGAGCTTATTGTGaaaatcatcatttgaaaaattatgatggTACAAAAGGAAGTCTGTAATAAAATTTAATGTCTGCCTCGTGTTGTTTTTGGTGGATGCATCAGCTGGTTTTTGAAATTCTTTTTATTTTGATGCAACAAGATTGAAGACATTGGTGAATTTCTGATTAATGATTGACCTGatatttcttcttcctctttccatTTTTGTTCATTCTCCTATTCTATGCTTTCTATATCTTTAATACTCCATATTTTTGTTTGTTGTTTGAATGACCTGCATATATTTTTGGGGAATGATATTAGGAGTCTGAGATTGGCTTACAGAAAGATATTCATGTCCGTTGATGCTAATTCTGTGAGTTTTGAAGTGTGTCTTGCCGAACTGGTATGacatctctctttctctcttttgcACATGCATAGCAATGTGCACACACTGCACCAAGaatgataaataaaattttcaactgCAGGATGAAGAATTGGGTAAGATTCCTGTTGTATATTTCATGGTGCAGTCTCTTCGTGATTCTTTTGCAGAAAATCAACGTGGAATATGCAGGTTTAGACATTGGAATGGCTCTTGAAGACATTTTGTTGTGAGTTTCTCCTTCTCTTCCTTCAGTTGAAAATAATTTCCTATTTGGaaaatatatttcattttctcttttatgATTTTGGTCCTGTAAATAGCCAAAATGATTCAGGGGTCCCTTGGCTTTCCCATTCCTGAAGTGTGCaagtttttatattattttcttttattcgtAGTGTCATTCGGGCTTTTTTGTTACTGTATGAATAGTTTTGGTATTTATAGATTTGCTGTTGTGTATTTTCAAGCTGCGTAGACTTCATTTCATTGTGAGAGGCATTCCGAGCGGCTTTGGGTAGAGTTCATTATTGAGACATGAGAAGCTGAGAAATTAGGGAAACAGAAACAgattattttattagttaattcttGAGCTATGGAGAGGCTGCAGGCGTAGACTATTTGTGTGAAATGAACAGAAGAATTTTATGTTTTGCTCAATGGAAATGTGTTTAGGTAAATTCTTCACCATGTTGGTCAATACATTACTGTCATTTGCAATAATAACTGGTACCAATTCTTGACTTAAACACGGTTGAAGATTGATTCTTCTAATCTATTGACCATCATGTTTTGCTATATTTCTCTGTTTTTGGTTGTTACATTATTAGAATTTACAAGTTTtacttgaaaaataaaattttggttgGTAAGCGAGATATTTACTTCTCTTAAATCACCTCACACCTACCATAGTTCATGTGGCCTATTCAATTACCTAAGGTCCTATCGCCACAGTTTGCTATCATTAATGAACTATGAAACCCTGCAACTGCAACAGCAAAAAAAGTATTTGACTTGCTtggagaaataaatatttaatgagTTGTAGGGTAGGCAGCCTTACCTGTTGACTTGCTTAAGAAAATGTATATTT
The sequence above is a segment of the Hevea brasiliensis isolate MT/VB/25A 57/8 chromosome 11, ASM3005281v1, whole genome shotgun sequence genome. Coding sequences within it:
- the LOC110665126 gene encoding uncharacterized protein LOC110665126, with protein sequence MDSQPQRSLRLAYRKIFMSVDANSVSFEVCLAELKINVEYAGLDIGMALEDILLSKMRKGMSALWNWVFFQLHGMISQSSQT